The Sporanaerobacter acetigenes DSM 13106 genome includes a window with the following:
- the hslV gene encoding ATP-dependent protease subunit HslV, with protein MMMGTTIIAIKKGENIAIAGDGQVTMGDSTIMKSTAKKVRKIYNGEVVIGFAGSVADAVTLAELLEEKLEQYGGNLKRAAVELAKEWRRDKVLRKLEAMLIAGDKDNLLLISGNGEVIEPDEGIVAIGSGGNFALAAGKALSKHSELSIEEIVKESLHIASSICIYTNDNITVEVI; from the coding sequence ATGATGATGGGAACAACTATTATAGCCATTAAAAAAGGTGAAAACATAGCTATTGCCGGAGATGGACAAGTGACTATGGGTGATAGCACTATAATGAAGAGTACAGCCAAAAAAGTTAGAAAAATATATAATGGAGAAGTCGTAATTGGATTTGCGGGTTCTGTAGCAGATGCAGTTACTTTAGCCGAGTTGTTAGAAGAAAAGCTTGAACAGTATGGAGGTAATTTAAAAAGGGCTGCAGTTGAATTGGCTAAGGAATGGAGAAGAGATAAAGTACTTAGAAAGTTAGAAGCCATGCTTATTGCAGGGGATAAAGATAACTTATTACTTATTTCAGGAAATGGTGAAGTCATCGAACCTGATGAGGGAATTGTAGCAATAGGATCTGGAGGTAATTTTGCTTTAGCTGCTGGTAAGGCACTTTCCAAGCATTCAGAATTGTCTATTGAGGAAATAGTAAAAGAATCATTACACATAGCTTCTTCAATTTGTATTTATACAAATGATAATATAACTGTTGAAGTTATTTGA